The Eubacteriaceae bacterium Marseille-Q4139 genome has a window encoding:
- a CDS encoding carboxylesterase/lipase family protein: MALGIVKTTYGLVEGEEYGGEFAGITVFRGIPYAAPPTGALRFRPPENPERWDGVRTCTEFAPAAMQIPLSDRHEKEYYFDGFPRMSEDCLYLNICSGAENAGEKRPVYVWYHGGGLTNCYAYEPQFNPQVLAKKGIVVVTVAQRLNVFGYLVLPQFDAEQDGHGGNYGFMDQVKALDWITENIAAFGGDPDNITVGGQSGGALKAAMIAVSPAGKNRVKRVISESGLKWKIPFKSREEAYEIGKSYLKHLGLPEDISADELRALPTEKIFSMTATRAITPGDMVPDEMLVPGDSVSECFDKYLGKVDFLNLCNWGEADLFGNSVSGLNEKPMRESGKEISTAADFYRHFKNLLGPLYEKYDFENLVSVTDETAFQTAHWLAVCGLAGSEGMNVSRNLMLNRMFGLYMDQKAPEAKVYDGVWRYLIPLEGEDVGTARDCRVSLAWHSTELWFVFASLRKGIPASRPWRSCDFQMADKMSSYWANFIKSGDPNGEGLPFWPSANENYGYMELGEELKAHEGMEGRLDELIHEFVQREYKLTF, translated from the coding sequence ATGGCATTGGGAATTGTAAAGACAACCTATGGCCTTGTGGAAGGCGAAGAATATGGTGGAGAATTTGCGGGAATTACGGTATTTCGCGGAATTCCATATGCGGCGCCGCCGACAGGTGCGCTTCGGTTCCGGCCGCCGGAGAATCCCGAACGATGGGACGGCGTGAGAACGTGTACGGAGTTTGCGCCGGCTGCCATGCAGATTCCGCTGTCGGACCGCCATGAAAAGGAATATTATTTTGACGGGTTTCCCAGGATGAGCGAGGACTGCCTGTACCTGAATATATGCAGCGGGGCGGAGAATGCCGGAGAAAAACGGCCTGTTTATGTCTGGTATCACGGCGGCGGCCTGACAAACTGCTATGCTTATGAACCGCAGTTTAATCCGCAGGTTCTGGCAAAGAAAGGCATTGTGGTCGTCACCGTGGCGCAGCGGCTTAATGTGTTCGGGTATCTTGTTCTGCCTCAGTTTGATGCAGAACAGGATGGACATGGCGGAAATTACGGGTTTATGGATCAGGTAAAAGCGCTGGATTGGATTACGGAAAATATTGCTGCCTTTGGAGGGGATCCTGACAATATCACAGTCGGCGGCCAGTCGGGCGGAGCCCTGAAGGCGGCCATGATAGCGGTTTCTCCGGCGGGAAAGAACCGCGTGAAGCGTGTCATTAGTGAAAGCGGCCTGAAATGGAAGATTCCGTTTAAATCAAGAGAAGAGGCATATGAAATTGGAAAAAGCTATCTCAAGCATCTTGGGCTTCCCGAGGATATTTCGGCAGACGAGCTGCGGGCTCTTCCGACAGAAAAAATTTTCAGCATGACGGCAACGCGGGCCATCACACCTGGAGACATGGTTCCGGATGAAATGCTGGTTCCCGGTGACAGTGTGAGCGAGTGCTTTGATAAATATCTGGGTAAGGTGGATTTCCTAAATCTCTGCAACTGGGGAGAAGCCGACCTGTTTGGGAATTCCGTATCCGGGCTCAATGAAAAACCGATGCGCGAATCTGGCAAGGAAATTTCGACCGCAGCCGATTTTTACAGGCATTTTAAGAATCTTCTGGGGCCGCTGTATGAAAAATATGACTTTGAAAATCTCGTTTCTGTCACGGATGAGACTGCTTTTCAAACCGCGCACTGGCTGGCCGTATGTGGGCTTGCGGGAAGCGAGGGGATGAATGTGAGCCGGAATCTGATGTTAAACAGGATGTTTGGCCTTTACATGGATCAAAAAGCGCCGGAAGCAAAAGTATATGACGGAGTTTGGCGTTATCTGATCCCTCTGGAAGGTGAGGACGTGGGAACGGCAAGGGACTGCCGTGTCAGCCTGGCATGGCACTCCACCGAATTGTGGTTTGTGTTCGCCTCCTTAAGAAAGGGGATCCCGGCCTCGAGGCCATGGCGGAGCTGTGATTTTCAGATGGCAGATAAGATGAGTTCTTACTGGGCCAATTTTATAAAAAGCGGTGACCCCAATGGCGAAGGGCTGCCATTCTGGCCGTCTGCAAATGAAAACTACGGATATATGGAGCTTGGCGAAGAGCTGAAAGCCCATGAAGGCATGGAAGGCCGTCTGGACGAGCTGATTCATGAATTTGTCCAGAGAGAATATAAACTTACATTTTAA
- a CDS encoding MBL fold metallo-hydrolase — MKSKVILEREPVDPLSRAWMKELRSHNKTKREYEVDPYAEVYQFRDDVYGILKDSADGMGAPWMYLVVGKEKALLIDTGFGIGNLKGLAEELAEGKPLYLVNTHAHFDHCYGNCQFEKVYCHEYEAPYLEQKQDPHIWDYLFDENGKNIWCDFDRKDIVPFQKYEIVPCPDGSIFSLGPEHEVELIFLGGHSAGHAAFLDKKNRILFCGDDFISMRVGIGMKRAGMPHAEFCTVNGFYSQVKKLSERLGEFDSLFPGHFIVDIDNSAVLEMIKVLERILENPENCDFEERNHRGILTRFCHVRGLGFFAYTAENVF, encoded by the coding sequence ATGAAATCAAAAGTGATTCTGGAACGTGAGCCGGTTGATCCTTTAAGCCGGGCATGGATGAAAGAGCTGAGAAGCCATAATAAGACAAAACGTGAGTACGAAGTGGATCCCTATGCGGAGGTTTATCAGTTCCGCGATGACGTCTACGGAATTTTAAAAGACAGCGCAGACGGTATGGGAGCTCCGTGGATGTATCTGGTTGTCGGGAAAGAAAAAGCTTTGTTAATTGACACGGGATTTGGAATCGGGAATTTAAAAGGCCTTGCCGAGGAGCTTGCAGAAGGAAAGCCCCTTTATCTGGTGAATACTCATGCCCATTTCGATCACTGCTATGGGAACTGCCAGTTTGAGAAGGTGTACTGCCATGAATATGAGGCGCCATATCTGGAACAGAAGCAGGATCCACATATCTGGGACTATCTGTTTGATGAAAACGGAAAGAACATCTGGTGTGACTTTGACAGGAAAGATATTGTTCCGTTTCAAAAATATGAAATTGTTCCGTGCCCGGACGGAAGCATTTTTTCCCTGGGCCCTGAGCATGAAGTCGAGCTTATCTTTCTTGGAGGCCATTCGGCCGGTCACGCGGCATTCCTTGATAAAAAGAACAGGATCCTTTTCTGCGGCGATGATTTTATCAGTATGCGTGTAGGGATTGGGATGAAACGGGCCGGTATGCCGCATGCGGAGTTCTGTACGGTAAACGGGTTTTATAGTCAGGTAAAAAAGCTGTCGGAAAGGCTTGGGGAGTTCGACTCTCTATTTCCGGGTCATTTTATTGTAGATATCGACAATAGTGCGGTTCTCGAGATGATAAAGGTTTTAGAGCGAATTTTGGAAAACCCTGAAAACTGTGATTTTGAGGAAAGAAATCACAGAGGAATTCTGACGAGGTTTTGCCATGTAAGGGGACTTGGGTTTTTTGCCTATACGGCGGAAAATGTATTTTAG
- a CDS encoding ABC transporter ATP-binding protein, with product MTEPLVSIKNLKMYFNIPGKGKLHAVDDVSFDIMPNETVGLVGESGCGKSTVGNVLIRLLNATSGQVLFEGKDILKLKGKELNEVRKKMQIIFQDPYSSLNPRETISAILADPYQIHKIASGAELKKTVKELANSVGLEDYVLDKFPHELDGGKRQLAGIARALALKPKFIICDEPVSALDVSVQATIINLLIEMQKKMGLSYLFVSHDLSVVRHISNRVAVMYLGQIVEFAPTDEIFANARHPYTIALLSAVPKVDFKDKSQRIVLKGDVPSPVNPKPGCRFAPRCPMARECCKNETPELHEVAPGHSVACHFWKEARNMISA from the coding sequence ATGACAGAGCCGTTAGTCAGCATAAAAAATCTGAAAATGTATTTTAATATTCCCGGCAAAGGAAAACTGCATGCAGTGGATGATGTCTCTTTTGATATTATGCCCAACGAGACGGTCGGACTTGTCGGTGAGAGCGGGTGCGGGAAAAGTACGGTCGGAAATGTTTTGATCCGCCTTTTGAACGCTACGTCGGGACAGGTACTTTTTGAAGGGAAAGACATTCTGAAGTTAAAGGGAAAGGAACTCAATGAAGTCCGAAAGAAGATGCAGATCATCTTCCAGGATCCTTATTCGTCCCTGAATCCGCGTGAGACCATCAGCGCGATTTTGGCAGATCCCTATCAGATCCATAAAATTGCCTCGGGAGCGGAATTAAAAAAGACCGTAAAGGAACTGGCAAACTCCGTTGGCCTTGAGGATTATGTCCTGGATAAGTTTCCTCATGAGCTGGACGGCGGAAAGCGTCAGCTTGCAGGAATTGCCAGGGCCCTTGCCTTAAAACCGAAGTTTATTATCTGTGATGAGCCGGTATCTGCCCTGGATGTGTCCGTACAGGCGACAATCATCAATCTTTTAATCGAGATGCAGAAAAAAATGGGATTGTCCTATCTTTTTGTGTCCCATGATCTGAGCGTGGTGCGCCATATCTCCAACCGGGTGGCCGTTATGTATCTGGGACAGATTGTAGAATTTGCACCGACAGACGAGATTTTTGCAAATGCACGTCATCCATACACGATAGCCCTGCTTTCGGCCGTACCAAAAGTGGATTTTAAAGATAAATCACAGAGAATCGTGCTGAAGGGCGACGTGCCGAGCCCTGTGAACCCGAAACCAGGCTGCCGGTTTGCGCCGCGGTGCCCGATGGCAAGGGAATGCTGCAAAAATGAAACGCCAGAGCTTCATGAGGTGGCACCGGGACATAGTGTTGCCTGTCATTTCTGGAAGGAAGCCAGAAACATGATTTCGGCATAA
- a CDS encoding ABC transporter ATP-binding protein translates to MAELKKKEELLKIENLYVEYVSGGAVSKAVNGLNLEIHKGEAIGLVGESGAGKTTTALSVMGLLPDKVGFIRSGDILFHGESLLKKKEKEMNEIRGAKISMVFANPLTSLNPVFTVGHQIAMGLRKHKKLDKKQAKEEAEKLLEMVGIAKYRLDDYPHQFSGGMRQRVGIAAALACSPELLIADEPTTALDVTIQAQILELMKKLQTEYDTSLIMITHNLGIIAELCQKVAIMYGGEIVEYGTVQEVFENPKHWYTYGLLHAIPKLTGEREPLESIPGTVANSQNLPAGCKFHTRCAHCKERCKTEIPGLVKINDNHYAACWEVEEQI, encoded by the coding sequence GTGGCAGAGTTAAAGAAAAAGGAAGAACTTTTAAAAATAGAAAACCTGTATGTGGAATACGTGTCCGGCGGCGCCGTCTCCAAGGCGGTCAACGGGCTGAACCTGGAAATCCATAAGGGAGAGGCCATCGGTCTTGTCGGAGAAAGCGGAGCGGGAAAAACCACGACCGCCCTGTCAGTCATGGGCCTACTTCCGGACAAGGTGGGATTTATACGAAGCGGAGATATCCTGTTCCATGGAGAATCTCTGCTGAAGAAAAAAGAAAAGGAAATGAATGAGATCCGCGGGGCCAAAATTTCCATGGTTTTTGCAAACCCACTGACCTCTTTGAATCCGGTATTTACAGTAGGGCATCAGATCGCTATGGGCCTCAGAAAACATAAAAAGCTGGACAAAAAGCAGGCGAAAGAAGAGGCGGAAAAGCTTCTGGAGATGGTTGGAATCGCCAAATACCGTCTGGATGACTATCCCCATCAGTTTTCCGGCGGGATGAGGCAGCGAGTCGGGATTGCGGCTGCTCTGGCCTGTTCTCCGGAGCTTTTGATTGCGGATGAACCGACGACGGCGTTGGATGTGACAATTCAGGCACAGATTCTGGAGCTGATGAAAAAGCTTCAGACAGAGTATGATACGTCGCTTATCATGATTACCCATAATCTGGGAATTATTGCAGAGCTTTGTCAGAAGGTAGCGATCATGTACGGCGGTGAAATCGTGGAGTATGGCACGGTGCAGGAGGTTTTTGAAAATCCGAAGCACTGGTACACCTACGGCCTCCTTCATGCGATTCCCAAGCTTACCGGCGAGAGGGAGCCTCTGGAGTCCATTCCGGGTACGGTGGCGAATTCCCAGAATTTGCCGGCAGGGTGTAAATTTCACACTCGCTGTGCCCATTGTAAGGAACGGTGCAAAACGGAGATTCCTGGGCTTGTAAAGATCAATGATAACCATTATGCAGCATGTTGGGAAGTGGAGGAACAGATATGA
- a CDS encoding ABC transporter permease: MKLSTVLRRMKKSKLFLIGFGLLFIIVAACFTSRWWVYWDSETSNLLTRLEPPDYFANGLEGHPFGCDPLGRDMLTRLFEGGWVSLKITFLVTLISMTLGAAVGLISGYYGGKVDMVIMRFCDVLQAVPQLMLAICVVAVMGTSMVNLIFTLSATGWVGTARLVRATVLGMKNKEFISAAKVLGASGTRILWKELFPNTITPLMISASGYFGGTILVETSLSYLGMGVPVPTPSWGNLISDGRTYITSAPWVVIAPGIALMLTVLAFNFMGDGIRDIFDPKNTN, translated from the coding sequence ATGAAATTAAGTACAGTTCTCAGAAGAATGAAAAAGAGCAAACTGTTTTTAATCGGCTTCGGCCTTCTGTTTATTATTGTAGCGGCGTGTTTTACTTCGAGATGGTGGGTGTACTGGGATTCTGAGACATCCAATCTTCTCACGCGCCTGGAACCGCCGGATTATTTTGCAAACGGCCTTGAAGGCCATCCGTTCGGCTGTGACCCGTTGGGACGTGACATGCTCACGAGACTGTTTGAAGGCGGCTGGGTTTCCCTTAAAATCACATTCCTTGTGACGCTTATCAGTATGACGCTTGGAGCCGCCGTCGGTCTGATCAGCGGATATTACGGCGGGAAGGTTGATATGGTTATCATGCGGTTCTGTGATGTGCTTCAGGCGGTGCCGCAGCTCATGCTTGCGATCTGTGTGGTTGCCGTTATGGGAACCAGCATGGTGAATCTGATTTTCACGCTGAGTGCAACCGGTTGGGTCGGAACGGCGCGTCTTGTGAGAGCTACGGTTCTCGGCATGAAAAACAAGGAATTTATTTCTGCTGCAAAGGTACTGGGCGCGAGCGGAACCAGGATTCTCTGGAAAGAGCTGTTTCCAAATACGATCACACCTCTTATGATTTCCGCCAGCGGATATTTCGGAGGAACCATCCTGGTGGAAACCAGCTTAAGCTATCTGGGAATGGGGGTCCCTGTCCCGACTCCGTCCTGGGGCAACCTGATTTCGGACGGCCGTACCTATATTACGTCGGCGCCGTGGGTCGTCATTGCTCCTGGTATCGCGCTCATGCTTACCGTTCTGGCCTTTAATTTCATGGGCGATGGTATTCGTGATATCTTTGACCCGAAGAATACCAATTAG
- a CDS encoding ABC transporter permease, which yields MKNKYVRRLLASVIVLIGVSVIAFLLVRLGGGDPARMMAGETATPEEIEEYRVRMGLDQSWLVQYLTYIKGLLKGDLGYSWNYSMPGSEILASRIPQTLLLSLFGFGWACIFSIVIGVIAGVNQGTAVDFGAMFFAIVGQAMSTVWLGFLLILIFGVKLGWLPIQGIGGIEHMIMPGLCVGFGYAASQTRLMRSGMVDVIHEDYITATRARGISKGVTYMKYAFRNALLPIVTNIGTQFGKLFAGATVVENIFNWPGMGALLVQAINTRDYQLVQSILLVSAVMLVIGNLLADIFYTVVDPRITFN from the coding sequence TTGAAGAATAAATATGTGAGAAGGCTTCTGGCTTCTGTAATCGTATTGATAGGGGTATCGGTCATCGCATTCCTTCTAGTTCGTCTGGGCGGAGGTGATCCGGCCCGCATGATGGCAGGGGAAACGGCGACTCCGGAGGAAATTGAAGAATACCGCGTGAGAATGGGGCTGGATCAGTCATGGCTGGTACAGTATCTGACCTACATAAAAGGACTGTTAAAAGGAGATTTGGGATATTCCTGGAATTACAGCATGCCGGGCAGTGAGATTCTGGCCTCCAGGATTCCTCAGACACTTTTGCTAAGCTTGTTCGGGTTTGGATGGGCATGCATCTTTTCGATTGTCATTGGCGTGATCGCCGGTGTAAATCAGGGTACGGCTGTGGACTTTGGAGCCATGTTTTTTGCAATTGTCGGGCAGGCCATGTCGACTGTATGGCTGGGATTCCTCTTGATCCTGATTTTTGGTGTAAAATTGGGATGGCTGCCGATCCAGGGAATCGGAGGGATTGAACATATGATAATGCCGGGACTCTGCGTTGGCTTCGGCTATGCGGCCAGCCAGACGAGGCTCATGCGTTCCGGAATGGTTGACGTTATTCATGAAGACTATATTACGGCCACAAGGGCACGCGGGATTTCCAAAGGTGTAACCTATATGAAATACGCATTCCGAAATGCCTTGCTTCCGATTGTTACCAACATAGGAACCCAGTTTGGAAAGCTGTTTGCCGGAGCGACCGTTGTGGAAAATATTTTTAACTGGCCGGGAATGGGGGCACTCCTGGTACAGGCCATTAACACGAGAGATTATCAGCTTGTGCAGTCGATTCTTCTGGTGTCGGCCGTCATGCTGGTGATTGGGAATCTGCTGGCCGATATCTTTTATACGGTTGTGGATCCACGGATTACATTTAACTAG